A portion of the Agelaius phoeniceus isolate bAgePho1 chromosome 29, bAgePho1.hap1, whole genome shotgun sequence genome contains these proteins:
- the GNA11 gene encoding guanine nucleotide-binding protein subunit alpha-11 produces MTLESMMACCLSDEVKESKRINAEIEKQLRRDKRDARRELKLLLLGTGESGKSTFIKQMRIIHGSGYSEEDKKGFTKLVYQNIFTAMQSMIRAMETLKILYKYEQNKANAVLIREVDVEKVMTFEQPYVSAIKTLWNDPGIQECYDRRREYQLSDSAKYYLSDVDRIATPGYLPTQQDVLRVRVPTTGIIEYPFDLENIIFRMVDVGGQRSERRKWIHCFENVTSIMFLVALSEYDQVLVESDNENRMEESKALFRTIITYPWFQNSSVILFLNKKDLLEDKILYSHLVDYFPEFDGPQRDAQAAREFILKMFVDLNPDSDKIIYSHFTCATDTENIRFVFAAVKDTILQLNLKEYNLV; encoded by the exons ATGACTCTGGAGTCCATGATGGCCTGTTGCCTGAGCGACGAGGTGAAGGAGTCGAAGCGCATCAACGCCGAGATCGAGAAGCAGCTGCGGAGGGACAAGCGCGACGCTCGCCGCgagctgaagctgctgctgctgg GCACTGGGGAGAGTGGGAAGAGCACGTTCATTAAGCAAATGCGTATAATTCATGGCTCAGGCTACTCTGAAGAGGACAAAAAAGGCTTCACCAAGCTGGTGTACCAAAACATCTTCACTGCCATGCAGTCTATGATAAGAGCCATGGAAACCCTGAAGATTCTGTACAAATATGAACAGAACAAG GCCAATGCAGTGCTGATCAGAGAAGTGGATGTAGAAAAGGTCATGACATTTGAGCAACCATATGTAAGTGCAATTAAAACATTGTGGAATGACCCTGGAATACAAGAATGCTATGACAGGAGAAGAGAATATCAACTTTCTGACTCAGCTAAATA CTATCTCAGCGATGTGGATCGTATTGCCACCCCAGGATATCTACCAACTCAGCAGGATGTGCTACGGGTCAGAGTCCCTACAACCGGCATCATAGAGTACCCCTTTGACCTAGAGAACATTATCTTCAG AATGGTGGATGTTGGAGGTCAGAGATCAGAACGAAGGAAGTGGATCCATTGCTTTGAAAATGTGACTTCCATCATGTTTTTAGTAGCACTTAGTGAATATGACCAAGTTCTGGTGGAATCTGATAATGAG aacCGGATGGAAGAGAGTAAAGCTCTCTTTCGAACCATTATAACTTATCCATGGTTCCAAAACTCTTCTGTTATCCTCTTTCTCAACAAGAAAGATTTGTTGGAAGACAAGATCCTGTATTCCCACCTTGTTGACTATTTCCCAGAGTTTGATG GCCCACAGAGGGATGCACAGGCAGCCCGTGAGTTCATCCTCAAGATGTTTGTGGATTTAAATCCCGACAGTGATAAAATCATCTATTCCCATTTCACATGTGCCACAGACACAGAAAACATCCGGTTCGTCTTTGCAGCTGTCAAGGACACCATCCTACAGCTCAACCTGAAGGAATACAACCTGGTTTGA